The following nucleotide sequence is from Thermostaphylospora chromogena.
GGGGCGGACCGGTCAACGACTCGCGGTACGTGTGGCTGCCGATCCGGTTCCCGTCGGACACGACGATGAGCCTGGACTACGCCCGCGAGCTGGTCATCGATACCGCCGCGGGCACCGTCACCCCGGTCGGCTCCGGTTACGACCGGATCACCGTCCGGCACTCGGGCAAGTGCCTGGACGTCAGGAACGGCAGCTCCTCCGACAGCGCCGCGGTGATCCAGTACGACTGCAACTCCGGTCACAACCAGCAGTGGCGGATCCAGTCGATCGGCGGCGGGTGGGTGCAGATCGTCGCCCGGCACTCGGGCAAGTGCCTGGACGTCAACAGCGTCAGCACCGAGAACGGCGCCACGCTCCTGCAGTACACCTGCGGCTCGGGGCACAACCAGCAGTGGCGGCTGCAGGACGCCGGCGACGGTTACCTGCGGCTGGTGGCCCGGCACTCGGGCAAGTGCGCCGACGTGCCCGACTCCTCCCAGAACGACAACGTGCAGCTCCAGCAGTACTCGTGCTGGAACGGCGCGAACCAGCAGTTCGCCCGGACCCCGCTGTGACCGCCCGTCGCGGCGGCCCGCCGAGGCGATGACGCGGGGCGGCGGCCCGGTCCCCCTCCGGGACGCCGCCCCGCCCGTGCCGCGGAATGTCGGCGGGCCCTGGTAGAGGTGGGCCCATGGCAGTCAGCATCGAGGAGTTCCTCCGCATCGTGACCGGCCTGCCGGAGGTCACCCAGGGCGAGGGCGGCGACTGGGTCTCGTTCAAGGTGCGCGGCAAGGGATTCGGCTACCTGTGGGAGCGCACCGCGACGGTGGGTCTGAAGGCGACGATCGAGGAGCAGAAGGCCCTGGTGGCCGAACGGCCCGACGTGTTCGAGGAGCAGTTCACCGCCGGGCGGTTCGGCTGGGTGGTGGTCCACCTCGACGGCATCGACGCCGACGAGCTGACCGAGCTGGTCACCGAGGCGTGGCTGCTGTCGGCTCCCCGGTCGCTCGCCGAGGCGCACGAACGCCTCATCGGGCTGTCGCCCTGAGCCGCGCCCGCGGCGGTCACGGGGAGCGGACGACGGCGACGGTGCAGCGGGCGCCGTGCAGCACGCCGCGGCTGACCGAGCCGAGCACCAGCGCCCGGATCGCTCCCCTGCCGTGGGAGCCCACCACCACCAGGTCGGCGTCGCCCGAGGCGTCGACCAGCGCCTTGACGGGGTGGACGCTGCGGACGTCCTCGATCACCGGCACCTGCGGGTACCGTTCCCGCCAGGGGGCGAGCCTGGCGTACGCCGCCTGGACCTGGGCCTTGCGCATCTCCTCCATCTCATAGGCGATCTCCGGTGCGTATATGCGGGCCGGCACCTCCCAGGCGTACAGCGCGCGCAGCTCGCAGCCGCGCAGGGCGGCCTGCCGGAAGGCGTAGCCCAGGGCGGGTTCGCAGTTGTCGGACTCGTCCAGGCCGACCACGATCTCGCCGTGCACCGTCTTCTCCCCGGGACGCACCACCACCACGGTGCCGTGGGCGTGTCCGGCCACCTTCATGCTGACCGAGCCGAGCACGGCCCCGGCGAAACCGCCCAGGCCCCGGCTGCCGACCACCAGCTCGTCGGCGTTGTGGGCCTGCTCGCGCAGGATCACGACCGGGTCGCCCTCGATGGCCTCGGTGGTGACCTCGATGTCCGGCTGCCGTTCCCGGGCCACCGCCTCGGCGTCCTGCAGCACCTGATGCGAGGTGCGCTTCTTCAGATCGGTCCACACCCCCGTGGGGAAGCGCGCGATGTCGTACGGCCCGCGCTCCACCGCGTAGACGATCCGCAGCGGGACCTTGGTGCGCATCGCGTCATCGGCCGCCCACGCCACGGCGGCGAACGAGCTCTCCGACCCGTCCGCACCAACGACGATCATGATGGGTCTCCTTCCGCCGGGCTTCCCCAACGATCCCGACCTTCCCGCAGGACCGGATTCAATCCCCGCCTTCGCGTTCCCGCCGGTCGTACCGGCGAAAGCGGGCCGGTCACGCGGCCCGCCGGCCGGCGGGCCGGGCCGTTCCCATCGCCGTCTGCGGCGGGAACCGGGGTCGTCTCCACGGTCGCCGCCGGCGACCGGCCGCGCCGGCGGCCGAAGACCCCGATCGGGGAGGCCTCGGCCCTCGGCGTCGCGCGACGTCCGGCCCGGCGCCGGCCGTGCCGTTCGGTCCTCTTCCGAGGACCTTCGCCCCATCCCGTCGCGGGGCGGCGGGTGATGGGATGGCTGCGGGCGGGTGGCGCGACCGCGATATCGGTGCCCAGGCGGTCGCGCCGCCCGCCCGCGCGTCTTTTCGGACCTCCCACGGGCCACGGGCCGGACGGGCGATATCGGGCCCTGGCTGGGCCGGCGGGATCGCGCGAATCTGAAGGGAGCGAGGGAGGTTGAGTGGATGCCCATCGTGGAGGCTCCCCGGTTCGCGGCGTGGTCCGGCGCCCCGCCGCTCACCGTCGGCGTAGAAGAGGAATTCCTGCTGCTCGACGCCGCCACCGGCGAGGTGGCGGCGGCCGCCCCGCGCGTGCTCGCCCTGCTCGGCGACCGGCGGGACATCACACCCGAGCTGACGCTCTACCAGATCGAGACCGCCACGGACGTGTGCACGAGCCTGGACCAGGTACGCGACGAGCTGGTCCGGCTGCGGGAGACGGCGTCGCGCGCCGCGGCGCGGGCGGGCTATCACCTGGTGGCCTCCGGTGTCGCGCCGCTGCGGCTGCCGCCGCGCACGGTGCTCACCGGTGATCCCCGTTACAAGGAGCTGGCCCGCCGCTATCCCCGGCTCGTGTCCCGCAGCGTCACCTGCGGGTGCCACGTGCACGTCGGCGTGTCCTCTCGCGACCAGGGGGTGGACGTCATCGCCCGGCTGCGGCCGTGGCTGCCGACGCTGCTCGCCCTTAGCGCGAACTCGCCGATCGCCGACGGGCGAGACACCCGGTGGGCGAGCTGGCGCTTCCACCGCTGGTCCGAATGGCCGTCCGCGGTGCCGCCGCGGTCCTGGCGCAGCGCCGCGCGCTACGACGCCGCGGTGCGCCGCCTGGTGCACCGGGGGCGGGCGCTCGACGCCCGCGGCGTCTACTTCCACGCCCGGCTGTCCCCGCGCTATCCCACGATCGAGGTGCGGGTCATGGACACCTGCCTGACGGTGGAGGACACCATGCTGCTCGCCGCCCTGGTGCGCGCGCTGGCCGCCGCGGCGGTGGACGACGCCCGCCGCGGCGTGCCGCGGCCGGCGGTGCCGGACGGCCGGCTGCGAGCGGCGCTGGACCACGCGGCCCGCGAGGGCTTGCACGGCACCGCCGTCGACCCGCTGACCGGCCGGATGACCAGCCAGCGCGAACTGCTGGAGCGGATGGTCGACCGCGTGTCGATCAGCGAGCGGGTCGCCGCGCTGCTGCGCGGCCTCCTGAAACGCGGCGCGGGCGCGGACCGGCAGCGGGCCATGTGGGCCGCGGCCCGAACACCGCACCGGTTCGCCGCCCTGCTCGCGGACGCGACCCGGGACGCCCCGATGCCCCTCTGACCCACCCGCCCGTTCGATCACGATCGTCACCGCCATACCGTGTGCGCCTTTAGCGTGGGAAGAGAAACGGCGGAAGATTGGACCGTGATGGCAGCACTGCTCGGCGACCGTTATGAGCTGGACGGAGTCCTCGGACGCGGTGGCATGGCCGAGGTGCGCAGGGCGTGGGACACCCGGCTCGGTCGCCAGGTGGCCGTGAAGATCCTGCACCGGGATCTCGCCGAGGACGACACGTTCCGGGCGCGGTTCCGGCGGGAGGCGCACGCGGTCGCCGCGCTCAGCCATCCGGCGATCGTCGCGGTGTACGACACCGGTGAGACCGACATCGACGGCCTGGCGGTGCCGTACATCGTGATGGAGTACACCGAAGGCCGCACCCTGCGCGCGCTCCTCGACGAGGGGTTCCGGCCCACCCCCTGGCAGGCGCTGCAGGTCGTCGACGACGTGCTCGCCGCGCTGGAGCACAGCCACCGCGCCGGGATCGTGCACCGCGACATCAAACCGTCGAACGTGATGGTGGTCGACGCGGTGCTCCGCCCCGGCGGGATCAAGGTCATGGACTTCGGCATCGCCCGCCCGCTGGACGGCGAGGGCGCGGTCACGGCCACCACGCAGATCGTCGGCACCGTGCAGTACATGGCGCCCGAGCAGGTGCGCGGCGGGCCGGTGGACGCCCGCAGCGACGTGTACGCCACGGGCTGCCTGCTGTATGAGCTGCTGACCGGGCGGGTGCCGTTCACCGGCGGGACCGCGCTGCAGATCGCCGAGCAGCATCTGCGCGAGACGCCCGTCCCCCCGTCCCGGCTGAACCCCGGCCTGCCGGCGCAGACCGACGCGATCGTGTCCAGGGCGCTGGCGAAAGACCCCGGCGAGCGCTACCAGAGCGCGGCGGAGATGCGGGCCGACGTGCGGCGCGCGATGACGCAGCCGCAGCCCCCCGCCGCCGCTCCGCACTCCCCGGGCCCGGCCCCGACCATGATCTTGGAGCGGCCGTACGACGACGAGGACGGCGGGCCGTCCACGGCGACCGCGCCTCGGCGCCGCTCCGGGCGCGGACGCATCGCCCTGCTGATGACCCTGTTCGCTCTCGTGCTGGCCGGGGCGGCGGCGGGAGTGACGTACCTGCTGGTCGCCCCGGAACACCGGACGGTCGAGGTGCCGAACGTGGTGGGCCTGGCCCAGGCCTCCGCCGAGCGGACGCTGACCGATGCGGGGCTGCGGCCCGACACCAGGCAGGAGTTCTCCGCCGAGCAGGCGGCGGGTTTCGTCACCCGCAGCGAGCCGGAGGCGGGACGGACCCTCACCGAGGGGGACCGGGTGGTCATCTGGGTGTCCAAGGGCCCCGAGCAGATCACCGTGCCCGAGGTCGCGGGCGCCACCGAGGCGGAGGCCCGGCAGCGGCTGCAGGATCTCGGGCTGCTCGTCGTCACCCGGCAGGAGCCGTCCGACACCGTGGAGCGGGGAGGGGTCGTGCGCAGCGAACCCGCCGCGGGAAGCACGGTGGAGCGGGGGGCGACCGTGATCCTCTACCTCTCCTCCGGCCCGGCCCTGCCCGAGGTGCCCGACGTGACGGGCCGTTCGGAGGCCGAAGCACGCGCGGTCCTGGAGGAGGCGGGTTTCACGGTGCTGGTGCAGGACGTCCCCGTCGGCGGCGCCGACACGCCGGACACGGTGGTGGCGCAGAACCCCGCTCCGGGCTCGGCCGCGGCTCAGGGCACCCAGGTCACCATATGGGTCGCTCGCGCACCGGGGCAGCCGGTGCCGCCCACCGTCCCCACCGACGTCCCCGTCGTCCCGCCGACGATCCCGCCCACGGTGCCCCCGCTCGGGTGACGCCCGCCCCGCGGGTCCGGTCCCCGGCCGATCACGGCCGGAGCGGGTCGTGAGGGTCAGCCGGAGCGGCCGCGGCGGCCCCAGCGGAGGTCGGCGGCGCTCCAGGCGGCATCCCAGGCGGCGGCGCGCCGCCGGTCCAGCAGCCGCCGGATCGTCAGGTAGCCCAGCAGCAGCACGCCCCCGGCCAGGAGCTGCACGCCCACCCCGGCGAACACGGCTCTGGTCACGGTCTCCAGCCGGTCGGGCGGCCCGGTCACGAGCTTCCCGCCGGGAGCCAGCCACAGCCGTACCGTGGTCCCCGCCTCGGTGCCCGGCACCACGGGGGCGACGCCCGTGCGCACGGTGCCGTCCGCGTCGCTCCAGCGCACCTTGGCCGTGGTCCGCACCATCGTGCTCTCCGGTGAGACCCGCATCGGGGCGGGCGCGTCGGCGAGCAGGCGCGCCTCCACCCACCGGCCGTGCCGCTCGGCGGCCACGCCGTCGGCGTGGAAGGCACCGGCCACGGCGACGGCGGGCACCGCGCAGAGCGCGAACAGCACCGCGGCCACGACGAGGGTGACGCTCTCCAGCCGATCCCAGCGCCGCCGCAGCGGGTTGCGGTCGAACCGGTGCAGCCGCAGGAAGCGCAGGAGCCTGCGATCTTCACCGCGCATCGCCATCATCACCCTTCCAGTCTTCCCGCAGGAAGCTGCCACGGAAGCCGCGCGTCTAACGTCCCCGCGGCGGGCCGGGCCGGCGGCGTTCGTGACGGAGGTTGCGGGGAAAGGGGCCGACGTGGGGGACGCGTAGGGGGGACGTTTCATGAAGGCACTGGTGTACGAGGGCCCCGGCCGCCGCGAGTGGAAGGAGGTCCCGGTACCGGAGATCACGGCGCCGACGGACGCGATCGTCCGGGTGGACGCCGTGACGATCTGCGGCACCGACCTGCACATCCTCAAAGGCGACGTGCCCGCGGTCGAACCCGGCCGGATCCTCGGCCACGAGGCGGTGGGCACGGTCACCGAGGTCGGCCCCGCGGTCGGCGGCCTGACCGCGGGCGACCGGGTGCTGGTGTCGTGCATCTCGGCGTGCGGGCGCTGCCGCTACTGCCGTACCGCCCGGTACGGCCAGTGCCTCGGCGGCGGCGGCTGGATCCTCGGCCACAGGGTGGACGGCACGCAGGCGGAGTACCTCCGGGTGCCGTTCGCGGACACCTCGACCCACCACCTCCCCGGGGGCGTGAGCGACGAGTCGGCCCTGATGCTGGCCGACATCCTGCCCACCTCGTACGAGGTGGGGGTGCTCAACGGCGGGGTGAGCCCCGGCGACACGGTCGTCGTCGTGGGCGCGGGCCCGATCGGCCTGGCCGCGATCGGCACGGCCCGTCTCTTCAGCCCGAGCACCGTCGTCGCCGTGGACCTGGCCCAGTCACGGCTGGACGCGGCCAAACGGTTCGGCGCCGACGTGACGATCGGCGCGCACGCCGACCCGGCGGCCCGGGTGGCCGAGCTGACCGGCGGGCTCGGGGCGGACGTCGCGATCGAGGCCGTGGGCGTACCGGAGACCTTCGAGCTGTGCACCCGGCTGGTCCGGCCCGGCGGCCGCGTCGCCAACGTCGGCGTGCACGGCGCTCCCGCCACGCTGCACCTGGAAGACCTGTGGATCCGCGATGTCACCATCACCACCGGCCTGGTGGACACCTACTCCACGCCGACCCTGCTGAAGATGGTCACCGCGGGCCGTTTGGACGCCGCCCCGTTCATCACCCACCGCTTCGGGCTGCACGACATGGAGAAGGCCTACGAGACGTTCAGCCGCGCCGCGGAGACCGGTGCGCTCAAGGTCGTGCTCACCAGGGAGTGAGGAGGGGTCTCCGCCTGGCGGGCCGGGGTCCCCGCGCCGCGGATCAGGGACGGTCGTAGCGGCTCACCGTCCACCGCGCCCCGGTCCGGGAGACGATCTCGTCCTCGATCCGGTCGTGATCGTCCAGAAACTCCCGGACGCCGGTGTTCACCATGTCCGGCGGGAGGATCCGGACCTCGATGCTCTGCGGCTTCACCGGCCAATCCGGGGTGACCGACCGCTCGCTGTTCTGGGCGTCGAGGCGGTCCGCCTCGCCCGTCCTGCAGGGGCCCATGGTCGTCTCCAGCCAGCCTTCGGCGCGGACGAGCACCCGCATCCCCGGTTCGGCGCACCGGATGACCTGGCCGGTGTGGACGCCGGTCGGCCGGAAGGCCACCGTCACCCCCTTGCCGAGGACGTCGTGGATCTCGGCGTGGAGAGCCTCAGCTCCCCCCATCGGCACGCCCTCTCCATGCGCGGCCCGTCGCACCGGTTGCTTCGGCGTCCGATCGTGCCCCCGTCGGCGGCGGGACATCCTCTCGGCGCCCGCGCCGAGAGGGCGTGTCGAAAGGGGAGTTACAGGAGTGACGCCGTGACACGGCGCGGCGTGGCCTGACACAGGGGGCGGTAACGGGCATACTCCTGCACGTGGCGCGTAGTCATCCGTTTCTAGAGCATCCCGGTCCGCTGGCCTTCGCCCATCGCGGCGGCGCGCTGGAGAACCGGGAGAACACCGTCGCCGCCTTCACCCACGCGGTCGAACTCGGCTACACCTACCTGGAGACCGACGCGCACGCCACGGCGGACGGCGTCCTGCTGGCGTTCCACGACCACACCCTGGACCGGGTGACCGACCGCAAGGGCCGGATCGCCGAGCTGCCCTACCGGGTGGTGCGGCAGGCCAGGGTCGGCGGGGTCGACGAGATCCCGCTGCTGGAGGATCTGCTGGGCAGCTGGCCCGACGTCCGTTTCAACATCGACGTCAAGGAGGAGAACGCGATCGGCCCGCTGGCCGAGGCGATCCGCCGTACCGCCTCCTACGATCGGGTCTGCCTGACCTCCTTCTCCGACGATCGGCTGGCCAGGGCGCGCGCCGCGGTGGACGACCGCGTCTGCTCGACTCTGGGTCCGCGCGGCGTGGCGGCGCTCCGCGCCGCGGCGGCCACATCCGGGTACGGCAGGCTGCTGGCCCGCCTGGCCCGCCTGGAGGTGCCGTGCGCCCAGGTGCCGCTGGGCCTGCGCGGCCTGCGGGTCGCCACCCCTTCGCTGATCCGCACGGCGCACGCCCTGGGCATGCAGGTGCACGTGTGGACGATCAACGATCAGGCGACCATGCATCGGCTGCTCGACATGGGCGTCGACGGCATCATGACCGACAACGTCTCCGGCCTGCGCCAGGTGCTCAGTGAACGCGGGGTGTGGTACCCGCGGCAGCTGGCCGCCTGACCGCATCTCCCATCCCCCGCCTTCCACGAAAGGTCCCCATGACCACCGCCCCCCAGGTCGCCGGCGAGAGCCCGGACGCGCGCAGGCGCGAGCAGCGCGGATGGTACTGGTACGACTGGGCCAACTCCGCCTTCCCCACCACCGTCCTGACGGTGTTCCTCGGCCCCTACCTCACCGACGTCGCCGAGGCGGCCGCCGCGGGCCGGCCGTACGTCGACGTGCTGGGGCTGGACGTACGGCCCAGCGCCTACTACACCTTCGTCGTCGGCACCGCCGCCGTGCTGCAGATCATCCTGATGCCGATCGCGGGGGCGCTGGCCGACCACACCGGCCGCAAGCGCGAGCTCATGGGCGTGTTCGCCTACCTGGGGGCCGCGGCCACCGTCGGGTTCTGGTTCGTGACCGACGGCCGCTACCTGCTCGGCGGGGCGCTGTTCATCGTCGCCAACGTGGGCTTCGCCGCCGCGGCCGTCGTCTACAACTCGTTCCTGCCGGAGATCGCCTCCCCCGACGAGCGCGACGGCGTGTCGGCGCGCGGGTGGGGCTTCGGCTACCTGGGCGGCGGCCTGCTGCTCGCCATCCACCTCGGGCTGTTCCTCAACGCCGAGGCGCTGGGCATGGACGGCGGCACCGCCGCGCGCATCGCGCTGTCCTCCGCCGGTCTGTGGTGGGGCGTGTTCACGATCATCCCCATGCTGCGGCTGCGCAACCGGCGCGCCCTGCGCACGGAGGCGGAGAGCGCCTCCCAGGCGGTGGGGCGCAGCTTCCGCCAGCTCGGCCGCACCATCGTCGAGCTGCGCCGCTACCCGCTGACACTGGCCTTCCTGGTCGCCTACCTGATCTACAACGACGGCGTGCAGACCGTCATCTCCTTCTCCGCCACCTACGCCGACCAGGAGCTGGGGCTGTCCGACGAGGTCAGGATCGGCGCCATCCTCATGGTGCAGTTCGTGGCGTTCGGCGGAGCGCTGCTGCTGGGCAGGCTGGCCGCCGCCTACGGGGCCAAGCGGGTGATCCTGGTCGCGCTGGTCGCCTGGACGGCCGTGGTGGCCGTCGCCTACTTCCTGCCGCGCGGCGCGGCGCTGCCGTTCTTCGCGCTCGGATTCGCCATCGCGATCGTGATGGGCGGTACGCAGGCGCTGTCGCGGTCGCTGTTCTCCCACGTGATCCCCAAGGGCAAGGAGGCGGAGTACTACAGCCTGTACGAGATCAGCGACAAGGGGTCGACGTTCCTCGGCTCCTACACCATCGGCCTGGCCCTGCAGATCACCGACAGCTACCGGACGGGCATCCTGACGCTGATCGTCTTCTTCGTCGTCGGAGGCGTGCTGCTGGCGGCGATCAATCTGCCCCGGGCGATCCGGGCGGCGGGCAACGAGGTCCCCGCGAGGCTCTGATCCGCCTTTCCCCTGTGGTTCGCGGCGGACGGCGCGGGCTCGTGACAAAAAGCGCGATTGGATCACCGTCGGCCGGGGAATCCATCCACGGTACCAAGCGTTGTACGCCGTGGGAGACAGACCCCTCACGACGGGGCCCTGTAGGAGGCATTGGAACATGGGCGAGCGTGCGCTTCGCGGCACCCGGCTCGGCGCCACGAGCTACGAGAACGACCGCAACACCGATCTGGCCCCGCGCCAGGAGGTGTCCTACACCTGTCCGAAGGGTCACCGTTTCAGCGTGCCGCTGGCGGCGGAGGCCGAGATTCCCCCGACGTGGGAGTGCCGCAACTGCGGCAGCACCGCGGTACGGGTCGATGGTGAGCCGCCTCAGGCCAAGAAGGTGAAGCCCCCACGGACGCACTGGGACATGCTTCTGGAGCGGCGTTCCATCGAGGATCTCGAGGAGGTCCTCAACGAGAGACTGGCCATCTTGCGCGCCCAGCGCCGCAAGAGCGCCTGATCACCTCAGAACCGTCTGCGCATGATGCGAGTTCACGCCCCCGGCGTACGCCGGGGGCGTGAACCGTGTACGGGGGTGTGCGGCGCGAACGCCTCGCCGCCGTGCCGCCGGTGGAGGTCGTCAGCCGAGCTCGGGGCGTCGCGCCTGGGTTCCGCCGTCCGGGTCACCGGCGGGCTCGTCGCGGATCACCTCGCCGTGGATCACCGTCCTGTTCCCGTGGCGGGTGGGCCCGTCGCCTTCGGGTGCGCCGAAGGGGAACCCGAGCGGTCCGCCCATTCCGGGCATCGGGCCCGCCTGGGCCAGCTTGCGCAGACGCTGGGCGAAGAACCAGCGGGCCGCGCCGCGCACCAGCGGCCGGGTCACCGGCAGCACGCAGGCGAGACCGACGATGTCGGTGACGAAGCCGGGGGCCACCAGGAGAGCACCGCCGGCCAGCAGGAGCGCCGCGTCGCCCAGCTCCCGGTCGGGGATGCGGCCCGCGGCGAGCGATTCCGACACGCTCTGCCACACCCGCCGGCCCTCGCGCCGTATCAGCCACGAGCCGGACAGCGCGGCGGCGAACAGCAGCCCGACGGTCGTCCAGCCGCCGATCACCTCACCGACCCGGATCAGGACCCAGATCTCCAGAACCGGAACCACCAGGAACGCCAGGAAGAGTAGTAGGCGCATCTTTTCCTCTATCACGCGGCAGCCGTACGTCATCTCCAACGCGGCGGGGGGCCTCCGCGTTCCGGCGACCGGCCGGAACGGCGGCCGGGGCGTTCAGCGGCGGCGACGGCGCAGGCGGGCCGGCAGGCCCGTGATGCCCCAGGCGGTGACCCGCCACAGCGCTTCGACGAAGACGGCGCGGCTCATCTTGCTCGCGCCCGCCGTGCGCTCGACGAAGGTGATGGGGACCTCTTTGACGCGCAGCCCGTTGCGCACGGTGCGCAGGGTGAGGTCGACCTGGAAGCAGTATCCCTGGGACTGCACGTCGTCCAGGCCGATCTTCTCCAGGGTGGACACCCGGTAGGCGCGGAAGCCCGCGGTGGCGTCGCGCACCGGCAGGCCCAGCATGATCCTGGTGTAGAGGTTGGCGCCGCGGGAGAGCAGCTCCCGGGAGGCGGGCCAGTTCACCACCTTGCCGCCGGGCACCCAGCGGGAGCCGATCACCAGGTCGGCCCCGTCGTTGAGCGCGGCCAGCAGGGTGGGCAGCTCCTCGGGCCGGTGGGAGCCGTCGGCGTCGATCTCGACCAGGACGTCGAACCCTTCGGCGATGCCCCAGCGGAAGGCCGCGATGTAGGCGGCGCCGAGCCCCTGCTTGCCGGGACGGTGCATCACGTGGATCCGTTCGTCGTCGGCGGCCAGCGCGTCGGCGATCTCGCCGGTTCCGTCGGGACTGGCGTCGTCGGCGATCAGCAGATGGGCTTCTGGGACCGCGGCCCGCAGCCGCTCGACGATCATGGGCAGGTTGTCCCGTTCGTTGTAGGTGGGGACGATGACGAGGACTCTGCCCAGCTCCCGTTCCATCATGAACTCTCGTTTCCGCCCCGTGCAGCTCGATGGATCACCCTACGCCTCCCTCGCCATGCCGCGGCGGCCAGTGCTCCGGCGCCCACCAGTATCAGTGCCCACTCCGGCGCCGAGCCGATCCTCGTGGCGATGGTCTGTTCCGTCCGGATCGGGACGGTCACCACGTTCATGTCGGCCGTCTTCTCGGCGGTGTGCCAGGCGATGCGCCCCTCGGGGGTGACGTAGGCGGAGACGCCGGTGATCGCGGCGGCGACCACCGCGCGGTTGTGCTCCACGGCGCGCAGCTGGGACATGGCCAGCTGCTGCCACGGCTGGTCGCTCAGCGCGTAGGTGGCGTTGTTGGTCTGCACGGCCAGCACCGCGCCGCCGGCGCGCACCGTGCCCCGCACCACGTCGTCGAAGGCCACCTCGTAGCAGTTGACCGCGCCCACCGTCACCGGTCCCATCCGCAGGTCGCCGTCCCTGGTGCCGGGTATCGACTGCCGTCCGACCAGCCTGGCCCGCTCCCACAGCGCCAGCACGAGGTCCTGCAGAGGGGTGTATTCGCCGAAGGGCACGAGTTTCCGCTTGTCGTAGTAGGCGCCCGGCCCGGTGACCGGATCCCACACCAGGCTGCGGGTGGCGCGATGTGCGTCGCCGATGGCGACCACGGCGCCGACCAGCACCGGCACGCCGATGTCCTTGACCGCCGCGTCGATGGCCTGGCGGGCGTACTCGTTGCGGTAGGGGTCGATGTCCGTGGAGTTCTCCGGCAGGATCACCAGGTCGGGCTTGGGCAGTTCGCCCGCGCGCACGGCCGCCGCCATCTCGTGGACCTTGCCGGTGTGGTTGCGCAGGACTATCGCGGGCTCGTTGCCGAACGGCCGGATGCCCTCCCCCGGTACGTTGCCCTGCACGATCCCGACCCGTACCGTCCCGCCCTCCTCGGCGCCGGGCCGGGGGACGGCGTATCCGAGCACGGCGACGGCCAGGGCGCAGACCGCGGTCACGACGGCGCGCGGGCCGTCGCCGAGCCGGGCGATCCCGCCGGGCCGGGCGGGCGTCTCGGATCGGCCGCGGGGCCTGCCGCTCACCCGCAGGGCCGCGGCCGCGAGCAGTGTGCCGCACAGCGCGACGGCGAAGGTGACCAGCGGGGCGCCGCCGAGCGCGGCGTAGGGGGTGAAGACCGACTCGCTCTGGCTGAAGGCGAGCCGGGCCCAGGGGAAGCCGCCGAAGGGGAAGACGCTGCGCGCCGCCTCCATGGCCACCCACAGGCACGCCGTCCACACCGGCCATCCGGGCAGCCGCGCCACCAGGGCCGTTCCCGCGCCCAGGGCGGCGTGGAACAGCGAGATCAGCGCGACCACGCCCAGCCAGGCGTCGACCCCGACGACCCGCTCCCACGCCAGCGTGGGCAGCAGGAAGGCCGCCCCGCCCAGGTAGCCCAGGAACGCTGCGGTGCGGACGCGGCTGCCGCGCACCGACAGGGCCAGCAGGCCGACGCCGGGCGGGGCGAGGAACCACAGGCTCGCCGCGGGGAAGGCGAGGTACAGCAGGAGACCGCCCGCCACGGCCATGCCCACGCGCGCCCATCGCGATCGTGCGGAACCGCCCCGTGCCGGAAGAGCCGCCCGGCCGCCCGCCCGGGCGGGGTCGGCGCTTCCGGCCTCGGCGGGATCGTGAAGGTCGTCCGGGCGGGGCGTGCCGTTCTCGCCGGCGGTCTCCTTGGTCTCGGACGCCTCTCCCGTCGACGGCGCTCCCCCGCCGGGGGAAGCGTCGGGCTCGGCGGTAGACGGCGAAGACACGGCGGCCGGCGCATCCGGCTCGGCCGCCGGGGGGTGTGTCCACTCTCGCACCACGGAA
It contains:
- a CDS encoding glycerophosphodiester phosphodiesterase: MARSHPFLEHPGPLAFAHRGGALENRENTVAAFTHAVELGYTYLETDAHATADGVLLAFHDHTLDRVTDRKGRIAELPYRVVRQARVGGVDEIPLLEDLLGSWPDVRFNIDVKEENAIGPLAEAIRRTASYDRVCLTSFSDDRLARARAAVDDRVCSTLGPRGVAALRAAAATSGYGRLLARLARLEVPCAQVPLGLRGLRVATPSLIRTAHALGMQVHVWTINDQATMHRLLDMGVDGIMTDNVSGLRQVLSERGVWYPRQLAA
- a CDS encoding MFS transporter; the protein is MTTAPQVAGESPDARRREQRGWYWYDWANSAFPTTVLTVFLGPYLTDVAEAAAAGRPYVDVLGLDVRPSAYYTFVVGTAAVLQIILMPIAGALADHTGRKRELMGVFAYLGAAATVGFWFVTDGRYLLGGALFIVANVGFAAAAVVYNSFLPEIASPDERDGVSARGWGFGYLGGGLLLAIHLGLFLNAEALGMDGGTAARIALSSAGLWWGVFTIIPMLRLRNRRALRTEAESASQAVGRSFRQLGRTIVELRRYPLTLAFLVAYLIYNDGVQTVISFSATYADQELGLSDEVRIGAILMVQFVAFGGALLLGRLAAAYGAKRVILVALVAWTAVVAVAYFLPRGAALPFFALGFAIAIVMGGTQALSRSLFSHVIPKGKEAEYYSLYEISDKGSTFLGSYTIGLALQITDSYRTGILTLIVFFVVGGVLLAAINLPRAIRAAGNEVPARL
- a CDS encoding RNA polymerase-binding protein RbpA; translation: MGERALRGTRLGATSYENDRNTDLAPRQEVSYTCPKGHRFSVPLAAEAEIPPTWECRNCGSTAVRVDGEPPQAKKVKPPRTHWDMLLERRSIEDLEEVLNERLAILRAQRRKSA
- a CDS encoding FxsA family protein, coding for MRLLLFLAFLVVPVLEIWVLIRVGEVIGGWTTVGLLFAAALSGSWLIRREGRRVWQSVSESLAAGRIPDRELGDAALLLAGGALLVAPGFVTDIVGLACVLPVTRPLVRGAARWFFAQRLRKLAQAGPMPGMGGPLGFPFGAPEGDGPTRHGNRTVIHGEVIRDEPAGDPDGGTQARRPELG
- a CDS encoding polyprenol monophosphomannose synthase, with the translated sequence MERELGRVLVIVPTYNERDNLPMIVERLRAAVPEAHLLIADDASPDGTGEIADALAADDERIHVMHRPGKQGLGAAYIAAFRWGIAEGFDVLVEIDADGSHRPEELPTLLAALNDGADLVIGSRWVPGGKVVNWPASRELLSRGANLYTRIMLGLPVRDATAGFRAYRVSTLEKIGLDDVQSQGYCFQVDLTLRTVRNGLRVKEVPITFVERTAGASKMSRAVFVEALWRVTAWGITGLPARLRRRRR
- the lnt gene encoding apolipoprotein N-acyltransferase; amino-acid sequence: MSSPSTAEPDASPGGGAPSTGEASETKETAGENGTPRPDDLHDPAEAGSADPARAGGRAALPARGGSARSRWARVGMAVAGGLLLYLAFPAASLWFLAPPGVGLLALSVRGSRVRTAAFLGYLGGAAFLLPTLAWERVVGVDAWLGVVALISLFHAALGAGTALVARLPGWPVWTACLWVAMEAARSVFPFGGFPWARLAFSQSESVFTPYAALGGAPLVTFAVALCGTLLAAAALRVSGRPRGRSETPARPGGIARLGDGPRAVVTAVCALAVAVLGYAVPRPGAEEGGTVRVGIVQGNVPGEGIRPFGNEPAIVLRNHTGKVHEMAAAVRAGELPKPDLVILPENSTDIDPYRNEYARQAIDAAVKDIGVPVLVGAVVAIGDAHRATRSLVWDPVTGPGAYYDKRKLVPFGEYTPLQDLVLALWERARLVGRQSIPGTRDGDLRMGPVTVGAVNCYEVAFDDVVRGTVRAGGAVLAVQTNNATYALSDQPWQQLAMSQLRAVEHNRAVVAAAITGVSAYVTPEGRIAWHTAEKTADMNVVTVPIRTEQTIATRIGSAPEWALILVGAGALAAAAWRGRRRVIHRAARGGNESS